One window from the genome of Phycisphaerales bacterium encodes:
- a CDS encoding glycosyltransferase family 1 protein, with product MRLMLFTDTLGDVNGVSRFIRNMGHESLAAGRELLIATSTRFEVPDDPCFYNVAPKFAMKMPKYAELDMVIPRKGDLVRRADEFQPDVVHVSTPGSVGKVGRDYAKKRGIPIAGVYHTDFPAYLEHLFNDEMYGTITAQYMKFFYKPFELILSRSEQYMESLEKLGFSRDRMAKLEPGIKLDDFDAKHKDEGAWDEYGLPRDSVKVLYVGRISTEKNLPMLTAIWPKVRERAKAAGVDARLVIVGGGPYLDEMKSALGGHGTVFPGFKHGTELATLYASADMFVFPSLTDTLGQVVLESQASGIPVIVADQGGPKEVVDDGRTGLVLPGHKTHAWVDAVSDLVIDHDKRKAMGAAGVPWSQNFSISASFEKFWAAHEALVREPALQGA from the coding sequence ATGCGGCTCATGCTGTTCACCGACACGCTTGGCGACGTGAATGGCGTGAGCCGATTCATTCGCAACATGGGACACGAATCGCTGGCGGCGGGGCGCGAGCTCTTGATCGCCACTTCGACGCGGTTCGAGGTGCCCGATGATCCGTGCTTCTACAACGTCGCGCCGAAGTTCGCGATGAAGATGCCCAAGTACGCCGAGCTGGACATGGTGATCCCGCGGAAGGGTGATCTGGTCCGGAGGGCCGACGAGTTTCAGCCCGACGTGGTGCACGTGTCGACGCCCGGCTCAGTGGGCAAGGTCGGGCGCGACTACGCCAAGAAGCGCGGCATCCCGATCGCCGGCGTGTACCACACCGACTTTCCGGCGTACCTCGAGCACCTGTTCAACGACGAGATGTACGGCACCATCACGGCCCAGTACATGAAGTTCTTCTACAAGCCTTTCGAGCTCATCTTGTCTCGCAGCGAGCAGTACATGGAGTCGCTCGAGAAGCTGGGCTTTTCGCGGGATCGCATGGCCAAGCTCGAGCCGGGCATCAAGCTGGACGACTTCGACGCCAAGCACAAGGACGAAGGCGCGTGGGACGAGTACGGCCTGCCGCGTGACTCGGTGAAGGTGCTGTACGTCGGGCGGATCAGCACGGAGAAGAACCTGCCGATGCTGACGGCTATCTGGCCCAAGGTTCGCGAGCGGGCGAAGGCGGCGGGCGTCGATGCGAGGCTGGTCATCGTCGGCGGCGGACCCTACCTCGACGAGATGAAGTCGGCCCTCGGCGGGCACGGCACGGTGTTCCCGGGCTTCAAGCACGGCACCGAATTGGCGACGCTGTACGCGTCGGCGGACATGTTCGTGTTCCCATCGTTGACGGACACGCTCGGGCAGGTGGTGCTCGAGAGTCAGGCCAGCGGCATCCCCGTCATCGTGGCGGATCAAGGCGGACCGAAGGAGGTCGTCGACGACGGCCGCACGGGCTTGGTGCTGCCCGGGCACAAGACGCACGCATGGGTCGACGCCGTGAGCGATCTGGTGATCGACCACGACAAGCGGAAGGCGATGGGTGCGGCGGGCGTGCCGTGGTCGCAGAACTTTTCGATCTCGGCGAGCTTCGAGAAGTTCTGGGCGGCGCACGAGGCGCTCGTGCGGGAGCCTGCGCTCCAGGGCGCCTAG
- a CDS encoding PEP-CTERM sorting domain-containing protein — protein MKTAAILAVAGVAAAATAQSISIDVANPTLNPGESTTVTLSAGYGGGDYAIAGVGTDFISSVGSTGWSDVQLIAPMDGPGTSAGAPSGTGVDGIIAGQLNFPIAGIYADPTNPIAFWSATYTAPAVVADAFTVDLSTDTSRFDVYVSRDAALSESRLGDLREGQGAINVVPAPASLALLGLGGLAAARRRR, from the coding sequence ATGAAGACTGCTGCGATTCTTGCTGTTGCTGGTGTGGCCGCTGCTGCCACCGCCCAGAGCATTTCCATCGATGTTGCCAACCCCACCCTGAACCCGGGTGAGAGCACCACCGTCACCCTGAGCGCCGGCTACGGCGGCGGCGACTACGCCATCGCTGGCGTGGGCACCGACTTCATCAGCTCGGTCGGCTCGACCGGCTGGAGCGATGTCCAGCTCATCGCCCCCATGGACGGCCCCGGCACCAGCGCTGGCGCCCCCTCGGGCACCGGCGTGGACGGCATCATCGCCGGCCAGCTGAACTTCCCGATCGCCGGCATCTACGCCGATCCGACCAACCCGATCGCCTTCTGGAGCGCCACCTACACCGCTCCGGCCGTCGTTGCCGACGCCTTCACCGTCGACCTGAGCACCGACACCAGCCGCTTCGACGTCTACGTCAGCCGTGACGCCGCTCTCAGCGAGAGCCGCCTCGGCGACCTCCGCGAGGGTCAGGGCGCCATCAACGTGGTTCCCGCTCCCGCCAGCCTCGCGCTGCTCGGCCTCGGTGGCCTGGCCGCCGCCCGTCGTCGCCGCTAA
- a CDS encoding adenine phosphoribosyltransferase: MQANLLRFIKDVPDFPKPGIVFKDFTPLLADPGALALAVELMVNPFRGKRVDLVLGAESRGFIFGTAIAQALSAGFVPIRKAGKLPRDVHHVEYELEYGVDRLEIHAGDIPAGSSVLIVDDLLATGGTLDASAKLATMAGATIIGATVLIELEALGGRSKLGAIDPLHHVLRF; encoded by the coding sequence ATGCAAGCCAACCTGCTCCGGTTTATCAAGGACGTTCCAGACTTCCCAAAGCCCGGCATCGTCTTCAAGGACTTCACGCCCTTGCTCGCCGACCCGGGCGCCCTCGCCCTCGCGGTCGAACTCATGGTCAACCCATTCCGAGGCAAGCGGGTCGACCTCGTTCTGGGCGCCGAGTCTCGCGGCTTCATCTTCGGCACCGCCATCGCCCAGGCGCTCTCGGCCGGATTCGTGCCCATCCGAAAGGCCGGAAAGCTGCCGCGCGACGTCCACCACGTCGAGTATGAGCTCGAATACGGCGTCGATCGGCTCGAGATCCACGCGGGCGACATCCCCGCGGGCAGCAGCGTCCTCATCGTCGACGACCTGCTCGCCACGGGCGGCACGCTCGACGCCTCGGCCAAGCTGGCCACCATGGCCGGTGCGACCATCATCGGCGCCACCGTGCTCATCGAACTCGAGGCACTCGGGGGACGTTCGAAGCTCGGCGCCATCGATCCGCTGCACCACGTTCTGCGGTTCTGA
- a CDS encoding co-chaperone GroES, with the protein MARASSTKRIETVEPIGARVLIRKDEDKKQTKAGLHLPDKMEIPTLTGRIVAISSQVASDEDYPVRQYQRVLFHPGKAIPVDFEGDNRLFVVPITDVVAVFRAAGDDTDADGGA; encoded by the coding sequence ATGGCTCGTGCAAGTTCGACCAAGCGTATCGAGACGGTCGAGCCGATCGGCGCGCGTGTGCTCATCCGAAAGGATGAGGACAAGAAGCAGACCAAGGCCGGCCTGCACCTGCCCGACAAGATGGAGATTCCCACGCTGACCGGGCGGATCGTGGCGATCTCGAGCCAGGTGGCCAGCGACGAGGACTACCCGGTCCGGCAGTATCAGCGGGTGTTGTTCCATCCCGGCAAGGCGATTCCGGTCGATTTTGAGGGCGATAACCGGCTCTTTGTGGTGCCGATCACCGACGTCGTGGCGGTGTTCCGGGCCGCCGGGGATGACACGGACGCCGACGGCGGCGCGTAG
- the icd gene encoding NADP-dependent isocitrate dehydrogenase, protein MPATAEPITTVDGRLNVPSHVIIPFIEGDGTGPDIWAASVRVFDAAVEKAYGGERKIHWHEVLAGEKAHNETGEWLPDATLDAFREYLVGIKGPLTTPTGGGIRSINVALRQQLDLYTCLRPVRWFEGVPSPLKNPGLTDMVIFRENTEDIYAGIEFEAGSDDLAKFKQGFSQTFPDRWAKVRFPDSCGIGLKPVSREGTERIVRAAIQYAIDHERPSVTLVHKGNIMKFTEGAFMKWGYEVAAEHFGATPLDGGPWHEFTAPDGKKIVIKDVIADAFLQQILTRPAEYDVIATMNLNGDYVSDALAACVGGIGIAPGANINYDTGHAVFEATHGTAPKYAGQDKVNPGSVILSGELMLRHLGWNEAADLIIKGMEGAIAAKTVTYDFERLMEGATLLKCSEFGEAVVEKMA, encoded by the coding sequence ATGCCCGCGACCGCCGAGCCGATTACGACCGTGGATGGCCGCCTGAACGTGCCGAGCCACGTCATCATCCCGTTCATCGAGGGTGACGGGACGGGACCGGACATCTGGGCGGCTTCCGTGCGGGTGTTCGATGCGGCGGTTGAAAAGGCGTATGGCGGCGAGCGGAAGATCCACTGGCACGAGGTGCTCGCGGGCGAGAAAGCCCACAACGAGACCGGTGAGTGGCTTCCCGACGCGACGCTCGACGCGTTTCGCGAGTACCTCGTCGGCATCAAGGGGCCATTGACCACGCCCACCGGCGGCGGCATTCGCTCCATTAATGTTGCGCTCAGGCAGCAGCTCGACCTGTACACCTGCCTGCGGCCCGTGCGTTGGTTCGAGGGCGTGCCCAGCCCGCTCAAGAACCCGGGGCTGACCGACATGGTCATCTTCCGCGAGAACACCGAGGATATTTACGCGGGCATCGAGTTCGAGGCCGGCAGCGACGACCTGGCGAAGTTCAAGCAGGGCTTCAGCCAGACGTTCCCCGATCGATGGGCGAAGGTTCGCTTCCCCGACTCGTGCGGCATCGGTCTCAAGCCGGTGTCGCGGGAGGGCACCGAGCGGATCGTCCGGGCGGCGATCCAGTACGCGATCGACCACGAACGGCCGTCGGTGACGCTGGTGCACAAGGGCAACATCATGAAGTTCACCGAGGGCGCCTTCATGAAGTGGGGCTACGAGGTGGCGGCGGAGCACTTCGGAGCGACGCCGCTCGATGGCGGCCCGTGGCACGAGTTCACCGCACCCGACGGCAAGAAGATCGTGATCAAGGACGTGATCGCCGACGCGTTCCTGCAGCAGATCCTGACTCGACCGGCCGAGTACGACGTGATCGCGACGATGAACCTCAATGGCGACTACGTGAGCGACGCGCTCGCGGCCTGCGTGGGCGGCATCGGCATCGCGCCGGGGGCGAACATCAACTACGACACCGGCCACGCCGTCTTCGAGGCCACGCACGGCACGGCGCCGAAGTACGCCGGGCAGGACAAGGTGAACCCGGGCAGCGTGATCCTGTCGGGCGAGCTCATGCTTCGGCACTTGGGCTGGAACGAGGCGGCCGACCTGATCATCAAGGGCATGGAGGGTGCGATCGCCGCGAAGACGGTGACGTACGACTTCGAGCGGCTGATGGAGGGTGCGACGCTGCTCAAGTGCAGCGAGTTTGGCGAGGCTGTGGTAGAGAAGATGGCATGA
- a CDS encoding aspartate 1-decarboxylase, translating into MLRKVLHSKIHMPAVTAARPDYVGSITIDRRLLRAVGLRASDAVEVANVANGERFETYVFLGDDGVIEVNGAAAQLVTPGDKLIIMHYALMDEAEYVAHQPKVALVADANVLDRVVSYEPWP; encoded by the coding sequence ATGCTCAGAAAAGTGCTCCATAGCAAGATCCACATGCCGGCCGTGACGGCGGCCCGGCCTGACTACGTGGGCTCGATCACCATCGACCGCCGGCTGCTGCGGGCCGTCGGCTTGCGGGCGAGCGACGCCGTCGAGGTCGCCAACGTCGCCAATGGCGAGCGCTTCGAGACCTACGTCTTCCTGGGCGACGACGGCGTCATCGAGGTCAACGGCGCCGCCGCCCAGCTCGTCACGCCGGGCGACAAGCTCATCATCATGCACTATGCCCTGATGGACGAGGCCGAGTACGTGGCCCATCAGCCGAAGGTCGCCCTCGTCGCCGACGCCAACGTGCTCGACCGCGTCGTGTCGTACGAGCCCTGGCCCTAA
- the aroA gene encoding 3-phosphoshikimate 1-carboxyvinyltransferase: MPDHAPHAGPEEMASHLAAPLESLADPLAVPTLRSVIGDDRFDVTLRPPGSKSLTNRALLLAALARGRSELRGALTDATDTRVMIAALRTLGAEIEVDAGVMRVSGVGGRWSPAGGSEVTLDLENAGTATRFLAAASVLSPAPIIITGNARMRARPIGELAGALGDLGARIESLETPGCPPIRVTPPADVPERGQVFFDELPSSQFVSAVLMLGAFLPGGLAVEIDGEVTSASYVRMTMGLLDALGVSVRSSADLRVLRVASRGGAIDGFELDIEPDASGASVFWAAAASSPGSRVTMAGVDESGLQGDVGFPSVLARMGAEVTSVSADDSPSGSKLGVRGGATIMPVMADMRDMPDAAMALVVLAALAKGGSMIRGLHTLRVKETDRLQALKTELARVGVDVELDVHGEDGAVRVEPPTGGLDRSESAPAVVFETYDDHRMAMALSLIALHRPNVSIADPGCVRKTYPGFWAELAKVYQ; encoded by the coding sequence ATGCCCGATCATGCACCCCACGCCGGACCCGAGGAGATGGCGTCGCACCTGGCGGCGCCGCTGGAGTCGCTGGCCGACCCGCTGGCGGTGCCGACACTCCGGTCCGTGATCGGCGATGATCGATTCGACGTGACGCTCCGCCCACCGGGCAGCAAGAGTCTGACGAATCGCGCGTTGCTGCTCGCAGCGCTGGCGCGAGGCCGCAGCGAACTTCGCGGCGCGCTGACGGATGCAACGGATACGCGCGTGATGATCGCGGCGCTGCGCACGCTCGGCGCAGAGATTGAAGTTGACGCGGGCGTGATGCGCGTGTCGGGGGTTGGCGGGCGTTGGTCACCCGCGGGCGGAAGCGAGGTCACCCTCGATCTGGAGAACGCCGGCACGGCCACGCGGTTCCTGGCTGCGGCGAGCGTGCTCTCGCCTGCGCCGATCATCATTACCGGCAACGCGCGAATGCGTGCCAGGCCGATCGGTGAGCTTGCCGGTGCTTTGGGAGACTTGGGCGCACGCATCGAGAGCCTCGAAACACCGGGCTGCCCGCCCATCCGGGTGACACCGCCGGCGGACGTGCCCGAGCGCGGGCAGGTGTTCTTCGATGAACTTCCATCCAGCCAGTTCGTGTCGGCCGTTCTCATGCTGGGTGCCTTCTTGCCGGGCGGGCTCGCGGTCGAGATCGATGGCGAGGTCACCAGCGCGTCGTACGTCCGCATGACGATGGGCCTCTTGGATGCACTGGGCGTCAGCGTTCGCTCGTCGGCAGACCTCCGCGTGCTCCGCGTGGCGTCACGCGGGGGCGCGATCGACGGGTTCGAGTTGGACATCGAGCCGGATGCGAGCGGGGCGTCGGTATTCTGGGCGGCCGCGGCGTCGTCTCCGGGCTCGCGCGTGACCATGGCCGGCGTCGATGAGTCTGGCCTCCAGGGCGACGTGGGGTTTCCATCGGTCCTCGCCCGGATGGGTGCGGAAGTGACGTCGGTTTCGGCCGATGACTCGCCGAGCGGATCGAAGCTCGGCGTTCGCGGTGGGGCCACGATCATGCCAGTGATGGCCGACATGCGCGACATGCCCGACGCGGCGATGGCCCTGGTCGTGCTTGCGGCGCTTGCCAAGGGCGGGTCGATGATCCGCGGGCTGCACACGCTGCGCGTGAAGGAAACGGATCGGCTGCAGGCGCTCAAGACCGAGCTGGCGAGGGTCGGCGTGGATGTCGAGCTCGACGTTCACGGCGAAGACGGCGCCGTTCGCGTGGAGCCACCGACCGGCGGGCTGGACCGGTCCGAGTCGGCTCCGGCGGTGGTGTTCGAGACGTACGACGACCACCGGATGGCGATGGCGCTGTCGCTCATCGCGCTGCACCGACCGAACGTGAGCATCGCCGACCCGGGGTGCGTGCGGAAGACGTATCCGGGGTTCTGGGCGGAGCTGGCCAAGGTCTATCAGTAG
- a CDS encoding UvrD-helicase domain-containing protein encodes MTPPHAQKSPAFEVVMASAGTGKTFALTNRLAGLLAGGVAPERILAATFTRQAAGEIRERLLSRIAEAAADDAEAAALSEHTGASLDAAGWLGVLKRLCRSIHRVRMGTLDSTAQGLAKSLAPQLGLVSPWRQAFEHVEEQLRAEVVERLLEELATPEERAPIRMLTGREGSTTGDQRLAKLLADSGAELRRAHPDAWACLAAPASSGPTLDEVRQAAERVRNLPLPNNKGGTPNKKWTKARDKLVLAIERGEFAAAIDTKLVTCCNDQSPAYSGVDAPAEWLPELRTILEGVVRHEVSSLHQRNLVAGTLLSRAVEIEDDVRREHRAYSLGDLWRALAESDLETQQVAYRMDARFDHVLLDEFQDTSIDQWRVLEPLIDEAVAGGERERSVFVVGDVKQSLYGWRNAQAGLLPYVAQRWPQMHTRPLNKTWRCRGTIVEAVNRIFGGLCENPSMEAHAAAAERFADQFEAHESAVQGEGFVRVVDLSAVLDEPDDEDGAIEAIADAVARTHDACPDAQVAVLVRRRRAIGRLVAALADRGVPAVSNTSASPCDHPVVEAVLSALHLAAHPGDGPSRFSIATSPLGVSVGLTAWNDAGQARRLSGELARRIFEDGLSRTVEWLARAAGEATNARGRARLADLVHLAEQYEAEAPEAGGIDDFIASVRASRVQPRGGGLVRVLTLHAAKGLQFDAVYLMDIDGPLASHPPSFLSDAGGAEAIDPTAAPTRLSLPGGKELRTHCPELASMYEQWRVRAVYDELCLLYVGMTRAKAHLEVFVRSDAKGLGSVAWRGIGGQGQEIHNGGLEWMDGFGATHVAAAPTSPAWSRPETVPERWSGPRQPWRIATVRPSDVGEAPEVASLLATDAAAADLGAEIHRLLEGVEWLEDAPADPLGWVDHAGPLTTEAARRIEAALREGTLAEVLSRSTMAQAWPGLELSVERERPISVVVEVEGRPTLVRGRVDRLVIGRQRGRIARCSVIDFKTGQAGERGPAQLDLYCRAIAQLYGLPLDDVWGTLVFVGDRP; translated from the coding sequence ATGACGCCCCCCCACGCCCAAAAGTCGCCCGCGTTCGAGGTCGTCATGGCCTCGGCTGGGACGGGCAAGACCTTCGCGCTTACGAACCGGCTGGCGGGCCTGCTGGCGGGCGGCGTTGCTCCCGAGCGCATCCTGGCCGCGACGTTTACGCGTCAGGCCGCCGGCGAGATCCGTGAGCGGCTTCTTTCGCGCATCGCCGAAGCCGCCGCGGACGACGCCGAGGCAGCGGCGCTTTCCGAGCACACGGGCGCCTCGCTCGACGCGGCGGGCTGGCTGGGCGTGCTCAAGCGGCTGTGTCGCAGCATCCACCGCGTGCGCATGGGCACGCTCGATAGCACGGCACAGGGACTCGCGAAGTCGCTCGCACCCCAGCTCGGGCTGGTCTCGCCGTGGAGGCAAGCGTTCGAGCACGTCGAAGAGCAGCTCCGCGCGGAAGTCGTCGAACGGCTCTTGGAAGAACTCGCAACGCCCGAGGAGCGCGCACCGATTCGCATGCTCACGGGCCGCGAGGGCAGCACGACGGGCGACCAGCGGCTGGCAAAGCTCCTCGCAGATTCGGGCGCCGAACTGCGGCGAGCCCACCCCGACGCATGGGCGTGCCTCGCCGCGCCAGCGTCGTCTGGCCCGACGCTCGATGAGGTACGCCAGGCGGCGGAACGGGTGCGCAACCTGCCGCTGCCCAATAACAAGGGCGGAACGCCCAACAAGAAGTGGACGAAGGCGCGAGACAAGCTCGTCCTGGCCATCGAACGGGGCGAATTCGCTGCAGCGATCGACACCAAGCTCGTGACGTGCTGCAATGACCAGTCGCCGGCCTATTCCGGTGTCGATGCTCCGGCAGAATGGCTGCCCGAGCTGCGGACCATTCTGGAGGGCGTGGTTCGCCACGAGGTCTCGTCGCTGCACCAACGGAACCTCGTGGCGGGGACGTTGCTCTCGCGCGCCGTTGAGATCGAGGACGACGTCCGCCGCGAGCACCGTGCCTACTCGCTGGGCGACCTGTGGCGTGCGTTGGCCGAGAGCGACCTGGAGACCCAGCAGGTTGCCTACCGCATGGACGCCCGATTCGACCACGTGCTGCTCGACGAGTTCCAGGACACCTCGATCGACCAGTGGCGCGTGCTCGAGCCGCTCATCGACGAAGCGGTCGCCGGCGGCGAGCGTGAACGCTCGGTGTTCGTCGTGGGCGACGTAAAGCAGTCCCTCTACGGCTGGCGCAACGCCCAGGCCGGGCTGCTGCCGTACGTCGCGCAGCGCTGGCCGCAGATGCACACGCGTCCGCTCAACAAGACCTGGCGCTGCCGCGGGACGATCGTGGAAGCGGTCAACCGGATCTTCGGCGGGCTCTGCGAGAACCCGAGCATGGAGGCCCATGCGGCGGCCGCCGAGCGATTCGCCGACCAATTCGAGGCACACGAGTCGGCGGTGCAAGGCGAGGGATTCGTGCGAGTGGTCGACCTTTCGGCGGTGCTCGACGAGCCCGACGACGAGGACGGGGCCATCGAAGCGATCGCCGACGCCGTCGCTCGGACGCACGACGCCTGCCCCGACGCGCAGGTCGCCGTGCTCGTGCGCCGCCGGCGTGCGATCGGTCGGCTCGTGGCGGCGCTGGCCGATCGGGGCGTGCCGGCCGTCTCGAACACCTCGGCCAGCCCGTGCGACCATCCGGTCGTCGAGGCCGTGCTGTCGGCCCTGCACCTGGCGGCCCACCCGGGGGATGGGCCGAGCCGGTTCTCGATCGCGACGAGCCCGCTCGGGGTGTCGGTCGGACTCACGGCGTGGAACGACGCGGGGCAGGCCCGGCGGCTCTCGGGCGAGCTCGCGCGACGCATCTTCGAGGACGGGCTTTCGCGCACCGTGGAGTGGCTGGCGCGTGCGGCCGGTGAGGCGACGAACGCCCGCGGACGAGCGCGGCTGGCCGACCTGGTGCACCTCGCCGAGCAATACGAGGCCGAGGCGCCGGAGGCCGGCGGCATCGACGACTTCATCGCGTCCGTACGTGCCAGCCGGGTTCAGCCCCGCGGAGGCGGGCTCGTGCGCGTGCTCACGCTCCACGCGGCCAAGGGCCTGCAATTCGACGCGGTCTACTTGATGGACATCGACGGCCCGCTTGCCTCACACCCGCCCAGCTTCCTTTCCGACGCCGGGGGCGCGGAAGCGATCGATCCGACGGCTGCGCCGACCCGCCTGAGCCTGCCCGGAGGAAAGGAGCTGCGAACGCACTGCCCCGAGCTCGCCAGCATGTACGAGCAGTGGCGGGTGCGTGCGGTGTACGACGAGCTATGCCTCTTGTATGTCGGGATGACGCGAGCCAAGGCCCACCTCGAGGTGTTCGTGCGATCGGACGCCAAGGGGCTTGGGAGCGTTGCCTGGCGGGGGATTGGCGGGCAAGGCCAGGAGATCCACAACGGCGGCCTCGAGTGGATGGACGGCTTCGGAGCAACGCACGTCGCGGCCGCGCCGACCTCGCCGGCGTGGTCGCGGCCCGAGACCGTGCCCGAGCGCTGGAGCGGCCCAAGGCAACCCTGGCGGATCGCCACGGTCAGGCCATCTGACGTGGGCGAAGCGCCCGAAGTAGCCAGCCTCTTGGCGACCGACGCGGCAGCGGCGGACCTCGGCGCCGAGATCCACCGCCTTCTGGAAGGGGTCGAGTGGCTCGAGGACGCACCGGCGGACCCACTCGGGTGGGTCGATCATGCAGGGCCGCTGACGACGGAGGCGGCGCGGCGGATCGAGGCCGCCCTCCGCGAGGGAACGCTTGCCGAAGTGCTGTCCCGTTCGACCATGGCCCAGGCGTGGCCCGGGCTGGAGCTGTCCGTCGAGCGGGAGCGGCCCATTTCGGTGGTCGTCGAGGTGGAGGGTCGGCCGACACTCGTCCGCGGCCGCGTCGATCGGCTGGTCATCGGCCGCCAGCGTGGACGGATCGCCCGATGCTCGGTCATCGACTTCAAGACCGGCCAGGCCGGCGAACGAGGCCCTGCCCAGTTGGACCTGTATTGCCGGGCCATCGCGCAGCTGTACGGGCTTCCGTTGGATGACGTGTGGGGCACGCTCGTGTTCGTCGGCGACCGGCCCTAA
- a CDS encoding PEP-CTERM sorting domain-containing protein → MKKAFALVAVAGVAAAATAQSIEIDVANPTLAPGESTTVTLSAGYGSGDYAVAGVATDFLSSVGSTGWSDVALIAPMDGPGTSAGAPSGTGVDGIIAGQLNFPIAGIYADDSNPIAFWSATYTAPAVVTDAFTVDLSTDTSKFDVYIARDSATSESRLGDLTEGSGAINVVPAPASLALLGLGGLAAARRRR, encoded by the coding sequence ATGAAGAAGGCTTTCGCCCTCGTCGCCGTTGCCGGTGTTGCCGCTGCCGCCACCGCCCAGTCCATCGAGATCGATGTCGCCAACCCGACCCTGGCTCCCGGTGAGAGCACCACGGTCACGCTGAGCGCTGGCTACGGCTCTGGCGACTACGCGGTTGCCGGTGTTGCCACCGACTTCCTCAGCTCGGTCGGCTCGACCGGCTGGAGCGACGTCGCCCTGATCGCCCCGATGGACGGCCCCGGCACCAGCGCTGGCGCCCCCTCGGGCACCGGCGTGGACGGCATCATCGCCGGCCAGCTGAACTTCCCGATCGCCGGCATCTACGCCGACGACTCGAACCCCATCGCTTTCTGGAGCGCCACCTACACCGCCCCGGCCGTCGTTACCGACGCCTTCACCGTCGACCTGAGCACCGACACCAGCAAGTTCGACGTCTACATCGCTCGTGACTCGGCCACCAGCGAGAGCCGCCTCGGCGATCTCACCGAGGGTTCGGGCGCCATCAACGTGGTCCCGGCTCCCGCCAGCCTCGCGCTGCTCGGCCTCGGTGGCCTGGCCGCCGCTCGCCGCCGCCGCTAA